From one Erinaceus europaeus chromosome 4, mEriEur2.1, whole genome shotgun sequence genomic stretch:
- the LOC132538076 gene encoding guanine nucleotide-binding protein G(I)/G(S)/G(O) subunit gamma-5 has product MSGSSSVAAMRKVVQQLRLEAGLNRVKVSQAAADLKQFCLQNAQHDPLLTGVSSSTNPFRPQKVCSFL; this is encoded by the coding sequence ATGTCTGGCTCCTCCAGTGTCGCGGCTATGAGGAAGGTGGTTCAGCAGCTCCGGCTGGAAGCCGGGCTGAACCGCGTGAAGGTTTCCCAAGCAGCTGCAGACTTAAAACAGTTCTGTCTGCAGAATGCTCAGCATGACCCCTTGCTGACTGGAGTGTCTTCAAGTACGAATCCCTTCAGACCTCAGAAAGTCTGTTCCTTTTTGTAG